A genomic stretch from Setaria italica strain Yugu1 chromosome VII, Setaria_italica_v2.0, whole genome shotgun sequence includes:
- the LOC101770892 gene encoding OTU domain-containing protein 5-B yields MTRIFVQRGAAGSSSSSSRSGSQPAQPQPPAAAREEELPLRPQPQLPELLATDDITEHLNEGSENSSSSNKPSRLDDPISESSSSAEERAAREKPPKDDSNLINPTFLVEELKGLQISDQIEHGNSVPSSTGSSQMAGAASHPPPPPAPPPKPSPGNIGLRRMGSGSSNSVRIGSSRRPVAWPPVAARTSASGSRPSSPRSLVDGEGYNSADEQGPCYGSSYDDSERDLMFEHDLRRVKGLEIRKMAEDGNCLFRAVADQVYGDAEAYDMARQMCVDYMERERDHFSEFITESFTLYCKRKRRDKVYGNNVEIQAFAEMYNRPIHIYSYSTEPINIFQGSYNTDVPPIRLSYHHGNHYNSVVDPRRQTVGAGLGFSSLRGTNNVDRDQVKAAIKAQQDQQIENALLAEGRFYSDLELTEREIERMVMEASRAEYLAEEKKLNIRESSTSGAEPSSSAAISGSSRSAAAVDRGSEECFVLPDTVLTRSMQLLLAMGFSYIQVMEAYSIFGEDVDSMICYLVETGGPGASEGGSNRRKGKAAE; encoded by the exons ATGACGAGGATCTTCGTGCAGCGCGGGGCCGCCGGCTCCTCGTCCAGCTCCAGCCGCTCGGGATCGCAGCcagcgcagccgcagccgccagCAGCTgcccgggaggaggagctgccGCTGCGGCCTCAGCCGCAACTGCCGGAGCTATTGGCCACTGATGATATAACCGAGCATCTAAATGAGGGCAGCGAGAACAGTAGCAGCAGCAATAAGCCTTCAAGGCTGGATGACCCCATTTCAGAGAGCTCGAGCTCGGCGGAGGAGAGGGCTGCAAGAGAGAAACCTCCTAAGGATGACTCTAATCTAATCAACCCCACTTTCTTGGTGGAGGAACTGAAAGGACTCCAGATTTCTGATCAGATTGAACATGGGAATTCTGTGCCGTCTAGCACTGGTTCGTCACAGATGGCGGGTGCAGCATcgcacccaccaccaccaccagctccacctccaaaacCATCTCCAGGGAATATTGGGTTGCGGAGAATGGGGTCTGGAAGTTCAAACAGTGTGCGGATTGGATCTTCAAGAAGGCCAGTAGCTTGGCCACCGGTGGCAGCCCGGACATCTGCTTCAGGTTCTCGGCCTTCTTCGCCTAGGTCACTGGTTGATGGTGAAGGTTATAATAGTGCAGATGAACAGGGTCCCTGTTATGGCTCGAGTTATGATGATTCG GAAAGGGACCTCATGTTTGAGCATGACCTAAGGCGAGTGAAAGGATTGGAAATCAGAAAGATGGCAGAAGATGGTAACTGTCTGTTCAGAGCAGTTGCTGATCAAGTTTATGGAGATGCAGAAGCTTATGATATGGCTAGGCAGATGTGTGTTGATTACATG GAAAGGGAACGGGATCATTTCTCTGAGTTCATAACTGAAAGTTTTACATTATACTGTAAGAGGAAAAGGAGAGATAAG GTATATGGCAACAATGTTGAGATCCAGGCATTTGCAGAGATGTACAATCGTCCCATTCACATATATTCATACAGTACAG AGCCCATTAACATTTTTCAAGGAAGTTATAACACAGATGTTCCTCCGATTAGGTTAAGTTATCATCATGGTAATCATTACAATTCAGTGGTTGATCCCCGTCGACAGACAGTTGGGGCAGGCCTTGGATTTAGCTCCCTTAGAGGG ACCAATAATGTTGACAGGGACCAGGTGAAGGCTGCAATAAAAGCTCAGCAAGATCAGCAAATCGAGAAT GCACTTTTGGCTGAAGGGAGATTCTACTCTGATTTGGAGTTGACAGAAAGGGAAATAGAACGGATGGTGATGGAGGCCTCAAGGGCAGAGTATCTGGCAGAGGAGAAAAAGCTTAACATCAGGGAGTCATCAACATCAGGGGCAGAGCCATCATCTTCTGCCGCAA TTAGCGGGTCTTCTCGTTCCGCTGCGGCAGTAGACAGAGGGAGTGAGGAGTGCTTCGTGCTCCCAGACACCGTGCTGACTCGCAGCATGCAGCTGCTCCTGGCGATGGGGTTCAGCTACATCCAGGTCATGGAAGCCTACAGCATATTTGGCGAGGACGTGGACTCGATGATCTGCTACCTGGTGGAGACCGGAGGCCCTGGAGCCTCAGAAGGCGGTAGCAACCGCCGGAAAGGAAAGGCTGCTGAGTGA
- the LOC101771286 gene encoding small RNA-binding protein 11, chloroplastic → MAMAALRGASRCLASGGSPAAVRPMLLAHSRGITYKLFIGGLSQFATEDTLAEAFSRYGQVIEATIVTDKMTDKPKGFGFVKFASQEEANTAREEMNGKVLNGRVIYVDIAKPKLERDADARPIARGPPKPFGND, encoded by the exons atggccatggcggcgctgcGCGGGGCCTCGCGCTGCCTGGCATCCGGGGGGAGCCCGGCGGCCGTCCGCCCCATGCTCCTGGCGCACTCGCGCGGAATCACCTACAAGCTCTTCATTGGAG GCTTGTCACAGTTTGCAACAGAAGACACCCTAGCAGAAGCATTCTCTCGTTACGGCCAAGTAATAGAAG CTACCATCGTCACGGATAAGATGACCGACAAACCAAAAGGGTTCGGCTTTGTGAAATTTGCTTCCCAGGAAGAAGCTAATACCGCAAGGGAAGAGATGAACGGCAAG GTATTGAACGGCCGTGTGATCTACGTCGACATTGCAAAGCCCAAACTGGAACGTGATGCAGATGCCCGCCCAATAGCGAGAGGCCCTCCTAAGCCATTTGGCAACGACTGA
- the LOC101755087 gene encoding probable F-box protein At2g36090, with translation MVTTTIEDLHADVLGCALRRLDGRSLAAASCATAGLRALAADTETWRALCLAEWPSLALPGSSHGRRLLLAALPPRRLFADAFPFPSPDAAPGVSDGLGLPGELVSAVDVYHRGAPLLSRVVETPASSPWFLGSPFRVEAVERKRPAATDAASAASPSPEELELSWVVVDPSRGRAVNVSSRRPVSVGRHWYTGDTLVRFAVVLGGCKFEATVACAEEGRVAEVSLAAEDADGAAVGGEGALRLLAAAMEAPRRGGDGEPEEAKRRYHEFVRRKKGRKESKARREALVDLCCSAASAAVVLTCLAAVALR, from the coding sequence ATGGTGACTACCACGATAGAGGACCTGCACGCCGACGTGCTCGGCTGCGCGCTGCGCCGCCTGGACGGGCGCTCGCTGGCCGCCGCCAGCTGCGCCACGGCGGGGCTCCGGGCGCTCGCCGCGGACACGGAGACGTGGCGCGCGCTCTGCCTCGCCGAGTGGCCGTCGCTGGCGCTGCCGGGCAGcagccacggccgccgcctcctcctcgccgcgctcccgccgcGGCGGCTCTTCGCGGACGCCTTCCCGTTCCCGTCCCCGGACGCCGCGCCCGGCGTCAGCGACGGGCTCGGGCTCCCCGGGGAGCTGGTCTCCGCGGTGGACGTGTACCACAGGGGCGCGCCCCTTCTCTCCCGGGTGGTGGAGACGCCCGCGTCGTCGCCGTGGTTCCTCGGCTCGCCGTTCCGGGTGGAGGCCGTCGAGCGGaagaggccggcggcgacggatgCCGCTtccgccgcgtcgccgtcgccggaggagctggagctgaGCTGGGTGGTGGTGGACCCGTCCCGGGGCCGGGCGGTGAACGTCTCCAGCCGGCGCCCGGTGTCGGTGGGCCGGCACTGGTACACGGGCGACACGCTGGTGCGCTTCGCGGTCGTGCTGGGCGGGTGCAAGTTCGAGGCCACCGTCGCCTGCGCCGAGGAGGGCCGCGTCGCCGAGGTCAgcctcgccgccgaggacgccgacggcgccgcggtcggcggcgagggcgcgctgcggctgctcgccgccgcgatGGAGGCGCCCAGGAGGGGAGGGGATGGGGAGCCGGAGGAGGCCAAGAGGCGGTACCACGAGTTCGTGAGGCggaagaaggggaggaaggagagcaAGGCGCGCCGCGAGGCGCTCGTGGACCTGtgctgctccgccgccagcgccgccgtcgtgctcacctgcctcgccgccgtcgcgctccgGTGA
- the LOC101771677 gene encoding photosystem I subunit O produces MAASSSAVSGLAGAALASRPAFSTSFVRGGRVSARNPLMTRNLERNGRITCMTFPRDWLRRDLSVIGFGLIGWIGPSSVPVINGNSLTGLFFSSIGEELAHFPTPPPVTSQFWLWMVTWHLGLFIVLTFGQIGFKGRTEDYFEK; encoded by the exons atggccgcctcctcctccgccgtctctggcctcgccggcgccgccctcgccAGCCGGCCGGCTTTCTCCACCA GCTTCGTGCGGGGCGGCCGGGTGTCGGCCAGGAACCCGCTGATGACGAGGAAcctggagaggaacggcaggATCACCTGCATGAC GTTTCCCCGGGACTGGCTGCGGAGGGACCTGAGCGTGATCGGCTTCGGCCTCATCGGGTGGATCGGCCCGTCCAGCGTCCCCGTCATCAACGGCAACAGCCTCACGGGCCTCTTCTTCTCCagcatcggcgaggagctcgccCACTTCCCCACGCCCCCGCCAGTCACCTCCCAGTTCTG GCTGTGGATGGTGACATGGCACCTGGGCCTGTTCATCGTGCTCACCTTCGGCCAGATCGGCTTCAAGGGCAGGACCGAGGACTACTTCGAGAAGTGA
- the LOC101772082 gene encoding putative pentatricopeptide repeat-containing protein At5g37570 — MTPAAGRPFPTVAALLCRCRSFRCIPQVFQSRIFRLGLHNHQALLGRFAATYNALASPSPIAAAAASRPSPAVATLLGRCRTTRCLAQLHARIIRLGLHNHHALVARFAAACDALGCPTVAASFVAAIPDSPLRLRNAVLASLARHALLHAALAEFNLLQRGARPDSFSFPCLLRACARVSCLPAGRALHAAAIRLGVHADLFVCTALIQFYGRCGAAGPARALFDQIDIPSEVSWTSIIVAYVNNGDIVAARELFDRMPHRNVVHWNVMVDGYVKCEDLEGARRLFDEMPERTATACTSLIGGYAKAGNLKVARSLFDKLEDRDVFSWSAMISGYAQNGYPGEALRIFYKFQEQGIHPDELIVVGLMSACSQLGNIRLACWIEDYIAKYSIDISNVHVLAGLVDMNAKCGNLERATVLFESMPVRDVFSYCSLMQGHCLHGSANNAVELFSQMLLEGLSPDNAVFTVVLTACSHTGLVEEGKKFFDMMKNVYLIVPSGEHYACLVSLLGRCGRLKEAYELIMSMPGKPHPGAWGALLGGCKLHGNIELGKIAAKKLFEIEPYNAGNYVSLSNMYANIDRWGDVSVIRNEMTEKRITKIAGRTIVLQ, encoded by the coding sequence ATGacacccgccgccggccggccattcCCTACGGTCGCCGCCCTcctctgccgctgccgctccttcCGCTGCATCCCGCAGGTCTTCCAATCCCGCATCTTCCGCCTCGGCCTCCACAACCACCAAGCCCTCCTCGGCCGCTTCGCCGCCACCTACAATGCCCTCGCGTCCCCctcccccatcgccgccgccgccgccagcagacCGTCCCCCGCGGTCGCCACCCTCCTCGGCCGCTGCCGCACAACTCGCTGCCTCGCGCAGCTCCACGCCCGCATCATCCGCCTTGGCCTCCACAACCACCACGCCCTCGTCGCCCGCTTCGCCGCTGCCTGTGACGCCCTCGGGTGCCccaccgtcgccgcctcgtTCGTCGCCGCGATTCCCGACtccccgctccgcctccgcaaCGCCGTGCTCGCGTCCCTCGCTCGCCACGCCCTGCTCCACGCTGCGCTCGCGGAGTTCAACCTCCTCCAACGAGGCGCGCGGCCGGACTCCTTCTCATTCCCTTGCCTCCTCCGCGCGTGCGCCCGCGTATCCTGCCTACCCGCCGGACGCGCCctgcacgccgccgccatccgcctCGGCGTCCACGCCGACCTCTTCGTCTGCACAGCGCTCATCCAGTTCTACGGGAGGTGCGGTGCGGCTGGCCCAGCCCGGGCTCTATTTGATCAAATCGACATCCCCAGTGAGGTTTCCTGGACCTCCATTATTGTGGCTTATGTCAACAATGGTGACATCGTGGCTGCTAGAGAGCTGTTTGATAGAATGCCCCACCGGAACGTGGTGCACTGGAATGTGATGGTTGATGGGTATGTGAAGTGTGAGGACTTGGAGGGCGCAAGGAGGCTGTTTGATGAAATGCCTGAGAGAACTGCCACAGCATGCACATCTTTGATTGGCGGGTATGCAAAGGCAGGGAACTTGAAAGTTGCTAGATCATTGTTTGATAAGTTAGAGGACCGGGATGTGTTCTCATGGTCAGCGATGATATCAGGTTATGCGCAGAATGGTTACCCTGGAGAGGCTTTGAGGATATTTTATAAGTTCCAAGAGCAAGGCATACACCCAGACGAGCTTATTGTTGTTGGCCTGATGTCAGCATGCTCCCAATTAGGTAACATCAGGTTGGCATGCTGGATTGAAGATTACATTGCAAAATACTCGATAGATATTAGCAATGTCCATGTGTTGGCTGGTCTTGTGGACATGAATGCTAAGTGTGGGAACTTGGAGAGGGCTACTGTTCTGTTTGAGTCAATGCCAGTTCGAGATGTGTTTTCATATTGTTCACTGATGCAAGGTCATTGTCTCCATGGTTCAGCTAATAACGCTGTTGAACTTTTCTCCCAGATGCTTTTGGAGGGCCTTTCCCCTGATAATGCTGTGTTTACAGTTGTTTTAACAGCTTGCAGTCATACTGGTCTAGTAGAAGAAGGAAAGAAGTTCTTTGATATGATGAAGAATGTGTACTTGATTGTGCCATCTGGTGAGCATTATGCTTGCCTTGTCAGTCTTCTTGGACGTTGTGGGAGACTAAAAGAGGCATATGAGCTTATAATGTCGATGCCTGGGAAACCTCATCCTGGAGCATGGGGTGCACTGCTGGGTGGATGCAAGCTTCACGGTAACATTGAGCTTGGAAAAATCGCAGCAAAGAAGCTTTTTGAAATTGAACCGTATAATGCTGGAAATTATGTCTCCCTTTCAAATATGTATGCAAACATTGACAGGTGGGGAGATGTTTCAGTAATTAGGAATGAGATGACTGAAAAGAGGATAACAAAAATTGCAGGTCGTACTATTGTTTTGCAGTGA
- the LOC101772763 gene encoding uncharacterized protein LOC101772763 — MSRSNRKSSRGLDLKLNLSLPATGDSSRRLMADEESSPSSCLSSENEHGLQWSNSPEATSMVLAACPRCFIYVMLPQDDPRCPQCKSPVLLDFLQDNNNSKNNSNSNSNRRSRRG; from the coding sequence ATGAGCCGCAGCAACAGGAAGAGCTCTAGGGGCCTTGACCTGAAGCTGAATCTCTCACTTCCGGCAACAGGAGACTCCTCCAGGAGGCTGATGGCTGACGAGGAGTCATCCCCGAGCTCCTGCCTGTCGTCCGAGAACGAGCATGGCCTGCAGTGGTCCAACAGCCCTGAGGCCACGTCCATGGTTCTTGCTGCCTGCCCTCGCTGCTTCATCTACGTCATGCTCCCCCAGGATGACCCTCGGTGCCCCCAGTGCAAGAGCCCCGTGCTCCTTGACTTCCTGCAGGACAACAACAATAGTAAGAACAACAGTAATAGCAATAGcaacaggaggagcaggaggggatGA